The genomic stretch ttgttatttgtacTGAAACAAATAAGTGTTTTCAGATATCAAGATTAGGCATTGACGTTAATTGTAAAAAACATTGTATAAAAAGACACTTAAATTACTCATACACAATACCTCAATGTCATTTTATCTTCTATTAAAGCATCTGTCATTTAAAGAGTGGATGTTCAATACTCAAAAGATATTGACATCATTGTTCATGACATGAAGCataatacactagtcaacatttgaagtggatcaaaaacattcatcaaagttgtcctaagacaagaatggGTAATGGGCATTGGTTTTAAGAAAACTTTTAGGAAAgattttgatccacttcaaatgttgaatAGTATAGTTCAAAATGTAATGTTGGATGTGTTAGTGTTGTGAGAAGAGTCTAATATGTTTTGATCTGTGCTGTCTACAGAGTGCAGTGATAGAGCTGTTCCAAAACTTCAGCTTGATAGTACTACAGAAAACCATCAGAGAGACACCGATGTAGAATCCAACACAGAAGAAACCTCCTGTACAGAACCACACACACAGATCCAATGTGCAGATAGACAAGACCTGAACAATGAGAATGAGGAAGGACCACAGTTAGAGGCTGAGCAGAAGTTTCCGTCCGAAATCACAGACCATCACAGACCAGACCTGGACCATCAGGACACCAAACGTGATGTCAGTATGAGAGACTCGCAGTCATGGCCATCTGATAATGGAGGAAATACTGAGGAACCCACAGAAGATCCACACTGCTCATTTATTCCTGTGGAAGAAAGTGCAGTCAGTGGACAAACCCTAAACGGTTTCGACTCCGTGAACCAGAGCGCAATTGAACCGCTTTGGACTGACAGAATAAACCTGGACTTGATCCAGACACAGCAGCAGAAAGATGTCATAGCACCTCAAAGCTCATCGTTTAATGACCACCTGCACGATAACGCAGACAGATGCGTGTTTACCTTGAGCGGCTTCGGTACAGGTCCAAAGAGCTTTACTCACAGGAGAGACACGAGAGGAGTGAAAGAGAAGTGGTTCATCTGCTCGTTCTGTGGCAAGAGTTTCGATCGCTTCAGTCACCTTCAGATGCATCAGCGCATTCACACAGGAGAGAAACCGTATAGCTGCGCAACCTGCGGCAAAAACTTCTCACAGCAGAGCAACCTGCGCACGCACCAGAAGATCCACCGCAAACCTCGGATACTCATGAAAGCATCCTGACGGACAGAGGACAAAGATGTCCTACCATTGCAAGACTCGTTCTCTGACAGCTGTGCCTTTCCTTTATGGTTTCcaaaaacataaacagtgttCAATGAATTGCGGTATCTTTAATGTAATTTAACGTTTGTTTGCATAAAATGTCCCTGCCATTAAAGGCCTTTTACAAACATGGAAAAACCTCTTCATCTAGGTCTGTGATTGGAATAATTTCCTTCTCAAACAAACAactttatatacagtattataCCATAATATTGCATAGTTGTAAccgtgcgttcacaccagctaTTCGCACCAGCAAATCGCGCTATTCGTGTGTAGTTGGACCCTTGAACATTTTGTGTTAGCATAAAATTCGGTTGTGAATACGCTCAATTTGCCAGCATTAGCCTTTGTtagggggaaaataaaatatatatccatccgtttggcccaacgaCGGTAACAAAACGTCATGGCAGAAGGATCAAAGTTGTTTTCCCGGGCTAACATGGCGATCTCATGCTGTGTCCTTTGTGGAGGGGGCTATCTTTATTCAGGAAATTGTCTTACAGCTAGCTTGTACTCACTCACTTTTTTCCAAGCAAGATCCTTTTCATTCCTGTTtctataaaaatacaaatatgtgTCATACAGCTTGGGGTGTCCACATACAGCGACGATgattttgtcctccattgttgttttgtattttttgcctCAGCTCACTATGTCATAATCAAGTCCCTACTAGAGCAAGCAACTaattggttaacgcggtgcaAATATCCACCAAAGTTCAGACTTTTAAATTCATGTGAATCATGGCTTATGTGCGGCAAACAGCAGAAACACTCAATTTGCACATGTctattgcgtctttgcattgacttaacatataAATCACTTGATCTTAACGCTTCAttcacgtctggtgtgaacgcaccttAAGCATTTAAACATAATACAGTGTATAAAATACAGCATCTTTTCAAAGTAAATATAACAAAATCTCAAAACTTCACAGTACAAAATCTTTGATTTTGGGAACTGACGAAATGCCAGTCTAcaatcaattttttttgttttcagtagtACAAAAAAATTTCCTCTATGACAATTAAGTAACATAGTATCGTGTATTGCTCCAAAATTCGGTTAACCCTTACAAACATATGATTTAGTGTTTACCATATTCCTGTGTTTTGGCAAATTGGTAATCTTCTCACATCTGAACCTGCTAAAGCTTTCGTGATGCACATTATGTCTGATCATCCAAACACAAactcaaaaaaaacaaaaaagtggTGAGAGCCTTTAAACGGACAGAGGAAAGTTTTAAACACACCACAGAGTTTTCAGCAGGTCAGACATAGCAGACGACTCTGAGCCGGATCCACGCCGGTGCAGATCCGGCCCGGAGTCTTCAGCTGTCTGTGCAATTAATGGCTCACTTATTGTTGACGAGGCACCTTAAACCGGGCTACAAACTATTTTAATGTGCAAAAATAACTTTCACCTCTATTACTTTTGTTGTCTTGGCACCGTGTTGTGTTAAGTACAGAGGTAGACTGTGTCTTAACCAGGTTAATATTATATTCAACAATATTATACACAGTCAGGGTTCAGTAGATTCACTGGAGTGTCAGTGTTTGAATCAGCAGAGATGATTTGTTTGAATCTCTTTGAAGCTGACTATTCATGGAAATCCTTCACTGTCCCATTACATCCCATTTAAAACAGTCTACTAAACATCGTTTGTGTTTAGTATGAAGTTGACAGAATGATTCCTTTAACAGTCTGTCACTACGAACCACACGCACAGATGACAAGTCCAAAACTTTCTGCTGTTATGTGGTATCGTTTAGGAATATTGTCGTTTATCAGATGACTTCAGATTGACGTCCTAGCGGGTGTATTATGATCCCGTTAGCGTTTGCTTTTGGGGTGAGTCCACCATTACTGTAACGAAAGTTGTTCATGGCCTCAGATATCTGGTAAGAGTTTATAGCAGCGGTTTCCTCCTCTCCTTCTGGAATTTTGTCCGTCTGCATTTCCGTGTCTCTCTCATCAGGTTCCTGTCTGTGAATCTCTCTGCGAGAACCATGATTCCAGCCGTCTGCAACCGTGTCTGCGGCCGGAACGGTGCTCATGGATGGAGGAGAACTGTTGTCCCTGTGAAGACCTGAATCCTGAAAcacaataaataacaaaatctcAGCTCGAGTTTAAACATCAAGTTTAAAGTGTATGTCacaagtttgatttcaatctttgacttcatcttactcagtcaatacattaaagatatatatattcacagaatgttctttgcattatgtaggatgattttatgtagaaaacatgaCTTTAACTGGGTTTACAGAGTCACATTTTTCTTAGTCTAATGTCATCTCCTCACTGTTCCTGCAGGGGGCGCTATAGCAGAAATCAGGATAAGCAACAGTGTTAAGTCAaaattttaaaggggtcatatcatgaca from Paramisgurnus dabryanus chromosome 6, PD_genome_1.1, whole genome shotgun sequence encodes the following:
- the LOC135744071 gene encoding uncharacterized protein produces the protein MISDEKMSSSVLFQSRLKSVIECAVSEIIRLHEDGVMLMRLEITQRDAEITQRDAEITQRDAEICHRDAEISQRDAEISQRDAEIEMLKLKLVSMERKLHCVKHRGFIQSSECSDRAVPKLQLDSTTENHQRDTDVESNTEETSCTEPHTQIQCADRQDLNNENEEGPQLEAEQKFPSEITDHHRPDLDHQDTKRDVSMRDSQSWPSDNGGNTEEPTEDPHCSFIPVEESAVSGQTLNGFDSVNQSAIEPLWTDRINLDLIQTQQQKDVIAPQSSSFNDHLHDNADRCVFTLSGFGTGPKSFTHRRDTRGVKEKWFICSFCGKSFDRFSHLQMHQRIHTGEKPYSCATCGKNFSQQSNLRTHQKIHRKPRILMKAS